The following are from one region of the Oncorhynchus masou masou isolate Uvic2021 chromosome 24, UVic_Omas_1.1, whole genome shotgun sequence genome:
- the LOC135512252 gene encoding forkhead box protein G1-like, with the protein MFLSVSGMEDQKEPPMVHRSTSFSIKSLLLPSKCDKQDSVLPEKNTGSSGSDSEKSQDPDMESAPLDREKQKEEDEGTLRATEPNKNGKYDKPPFSYNALIMMAIRQSAEKRLTLNGIYEFIMKNFPYYREHKQGWQNSIRHNLSLNKCFVKVPRHYDDPGKGNYWMLDPSSDDVFIGGTTGKLRRRSATSRGKLAMKRGMRFSPLGLGINDRANNPLYWQISPFLSLHHPHYNGSSAGFLNQGHAYGSLLPGVDQLSNGDLTRHLSGSVGALGLSNSYGVSTSSLLSGQSGYFVSGSQHQPPHLQQSAQGYGGPTSSPQTLLSDSLRTSLQSFSPGVSSGFPGMLSHQKRVTPNAFLN; encoded by the coding sequence ATGTTTTTGTCAGTGTCCGGCATGGAAGATCAGAAAGAACCGCCGATGGTGCACCGATCTACTTCATTTAGTATCAAGAGTCTGCTGCTTCCCTCAAAATGTGACAAACAGGACTCGGTGCTCCCGGAAAAAAACACGGGTTCTTCCGGGTCTGATTCGGAAAAATCCCAGGATCCTGATATGGAATCTGCACCTTTGGACCGGGAGAAACAAAAGGAGGAAGACGAGGGTACCTTGAGGGCGACAGAGCCTAACAAAAATGGGAAATATGATAAACCGCCATTCAGCTACAACGCCTTGATTATGATGGCTATCAGACAGAGTGCCGAGAAGAGACTGACTCTAAACGGTATCTATGAGTTTATTATGAAGAACTTTCCATATTACCGAGAGCACAAACAAGGTTGGCAAAACTCTATCCGACACAACCTGAGCCTCAATAAGTGTTTTGTGAAAGTGCCAAGGCATTACGACGACCCCGGCAAAGGGAACTACTGGATGTTGGACCCTTCGAGCGATGATGTATTTATTGGTGGAACTACGGGGAAACTTCGGAGACGTTCTGCTACCTCCAGGGGCAAGTTGGCGATGAAACGTGGAATGCGCTTCTCGCCTCTTGGTTTGGGAATAAACGACAGGGCAAACAACCCTCTGTATTGGCAAATCTCGCCGTTTTTATCATTGCACCATCCCCATTACAATGGATCATCAGCAGGATTTCTGAACCAAGGGCACGCGTATGGGTCCCTACTCCCCGGGGTGGACCAGCTGAGTAATGGGGACCTTACGCGCCATCTAAGTGGATCTGTCGGTGCTCTGGGCTTGTCAAATAGTTACGGCGTAAGCACGTCTAGTCTATTATCCGGACAGAGTGGCTACTTTGTCTCAGGGAGTCAGCACCAGCCGCCGCATCTCCAGCAGAGCGCGCAAGGCTACGGTGGACCCACGAGCTCCCCACAAACACTGCTCTCGGACTCACTTCGAACGTCCCTACAGTCTTTTTCACCGGGAGTTTCTAGCGGGTTTCCAGGAATGTTGTCACATCAAAAGAGGGTCACTCCAAATGCTTTCTTAAATTGA